From the genome of Virgibacillus siamensis, one region includes:
- the recN gene encoding DNA repair protein RecN → MLTELSIRNFAIIDEISFTLNEGLTVLTGETGAGKSIIIDAIKLLAGGRGSVEYVRYDTKKAEIQGLFTLESVNHPIYQTGSYYGIDIQDGMVVLQRVITAGGKSICRVNGKLVTLAILREFGSLLIDIHSQHETQSLMNAENHISLLDMYDDQKISKAKEDYLQLFRKLSALRKRYRELSENEQEMSQRLDLLQFQFNELEQAGLIPDEDTVLEEERLQLANFELIYKSLQDAYNALYGEQKGLEWLNVANQALQENRNYDHFIAEKAEEMSNHYFMIEELMYDVRNYTETLQYDPERLNEIEARLNEINRLKKKYGTTVEEMLEYMGKIEEEIEQITNKDSHLNKLQEDIEGIKKDAYLEAKQLHDLRKRAAASLTKDIHDELKGLYLENASFSVAFDTKNEQQSTDIYLHQNGFDYVNFLISTNAGEPLKELNKVVSGGELSRIMLALKTIFTKHQGITSVIFDEVDTGVSGRVAQGIAEKINQISEQSQVLCITHLPQVAAMSDTHILITKQEKSNRTYTSLQELPDKKKIEELSRMLTGTKLTDTAKDHAKELLELASNYKEK, encoded by the coding sequence GTGTTAACAGAGTTATCCATCAGGAATTTTGCGATAATCGATGAAATATCATTTACATTGAATGAAGGCTTAACTGTGCTGACCGGTGAGACAGGTGCAGGAAAGTCCATCATTATAGATGCAATAAAATTGCTTGCAGGTGGCCGAGGATCAGTTGAATATGTAAGATATGATACAAAGAAAGCAGAAATACAAGGGTTATTCACACTTGAATCGGTTAATCATCCAATTTATCAAACAGGCTCATATTACGGAATCGATATTCAGGATGGTATGGTTGTGTTGCAACGTGTTATAACAGCAGGCGGGAAAAGCATTTGCAGGGTTAATGGCAAATTGGTCACATTGGCAATCTTAAGGGAATTCGGAAGCCTTCTTATTGATATTCACAGTCAACATGAGACACAATCATTGATGAATGCGGAAAATCATATCAGTTTGCTGGATATGTATGATGACCAAAAAATTTCCAAGGCAAAGGAAGACTACCTACAGCTCTTTCGTAAGCTTTCCGCACTTCGAAAAAGATATAGGGAATTAAGTGAAAATGAACAAGAAATGTCACAACGGCTGGATTTACTGCAGTTTCAATTTAATGAACTTGAGCAGGCAGGTCTAATCCCGGATGAAGATACGGTGCTTGAGGAAGAACGATTGCAATTGGCTAATTTTGAACTTATTTACAAAAGCCTTCAAGATGCCTACAATGCGTTATATGGCGAGCAAAAAGGCTTGGAGTGGTTAAACGTTGCAAATCAAGCGCTTCAGGAAAACCGGAATTACGATCATTTTATTGCCGAAAAGGCTGAGGAAATGTCCAATCATTATTTTATGATTGAAGAACTTATGTACGATGTCCGGAATTATACCGAAACATTGCAATACGATCCGGAACGTTTAAATGAAATTGAAGCCCGCCTGAATGAAATTAACCGGTTAAAGAAAAAATACGGAACAACCGTAGAAGAAATGCTTGAATATATGGGCAAAATTGAAGAAGAAATTGAGCAAATCACAAACAAAGATTCCCACTTGAACAAATTGCAGGAGGATATTGAAGGAATAAAAAAGGATGCCTATCTTGAAGCAAAGCAACTGCATGATTTGCGGAAACGGGCAGCCGCTTCCCTGACAAAAGACATCCATGATGAATTAAAAGGACTATATTTGGAAAATGCATCATTCTCCGTTGCATTTGATACCAAGAACGAACAGCAGTCAACAGATATTTATTTACACCAAAATGGGTTTGATTATGTGAACTTTCTTATTTCAACAAACGCCGGTGAACCGCTTAAAGAATTGAACAAGGTCGTATCGGGTGGTGAATTATCACGGATAATGCTGGCATTGAAAACAATTTTCACAAAACATCAGGGAATTACGAGCGTCATATTTGATGAAGTGGATACAGGTGTCAGCGGAAGAGTGGCCCAAGGCATTGCCGAAAAGATTAATCAGATTTCCGAACAATCGCAGGTTTTATGTATCACACATTTACCACAGGTAGCAGCTATGTCAGATACACATATTCTTATAACAAAGCAGGAAAAAAGTAATCGGACATACACAAGTCTCCAGGAGCTGCCGGACAAGAAGAAAATTGAAGAACTTAGCAGGATGCTTACTGGAACAAAACTGACTGATACTGCCAAGGACCATGCAAAAGAATTGCTGGAATTGGCATCCAATTATAAAGAAAAATAA
- the ahrC gene encoding transcriptional regulator AhrC/ArgR, with protein sequence MSKIQRHIKIRELITENEIETQDELVDFLKSLNYNVTQATVSRDIKELHLVKVPSTSGKYKYSLPADQRFNPLDKLKRLIMDAFVKIEHANHFIVLKTLPGNAHAIGVLIDNLGWDEIMGTICGDDTCLIICRTEEDSVLTKNRFLGML encoded by the coding sequence ATGAGTAAAATACAACGACATATTAAAATACGCGAACTGATAACTGAAAACGAAATTGAGACGCAGGATGAGCTTGTGGACTTTTTAAAGTCGCTAAACTATAACGTAACCCAGGCAACTGTTTCCCGGGATATTAAAGAACTTCACCTCGTAAAAGTTCCTTCGACAAGCGGGAAATACAAGTATAGTTTGCCGGCTGATCAGCGTTTTAACCCATTGGACAAATTAAAGCGCTTAATTATGGATGCATTCGTAAAAATTGAGCATGCAAATCATTTCATTGTACTAAAAACGTTACCTGGTAATGCACACGCCATTGGTGTTCTGATTGATAATCTTGGCTGGGATGAAATAATGGGTACAATTTGCGGGGATGATACGTGTCTGATTATATGCAGAACAGAGGAAGATTCGGTCCTGACGAAAAACCGATTTTTAGGTATGTTGTAA
- a CDS encoding TlyA family RNA methyltransferase, translated as MAKKRLDVLLVERNLVETREKAKRLIMAGLVLSNQNRLDKPGVKVDEDIPITIKQKLIPYVGRGGLKLERALEHFSISVQDSVMVDIGSSTGGFTDCALQNGVRYCYAIDVGYNQLDWKLRNDNRVIVMERTNFRYVTRSMLQFGLPDFASIDVSFISLKLILPVLKEILQDNSEVVALIKPQFEAGREKVGKKGIVRDKKVHLEVLQEVTSFAEQIGFELLDVTYSPITGGDGNIEFLAHLGWKMQTARSFDKQINLSAAVEEAHSKLKAD; from the coding sequence ATGGCGAAAAAACGACTTGATGTTCTGTTAGTAGAACGTAACTTAGTTGAAACGAGAGAAAAAGCGAAACGATTAATCATGGCAGGCCTTGTGCTGAGTAATCAAAACCGGCTTGACAAACCTGGCGTAAAGGTTGACGAAGATATCCCCATAACAATCAAACAAAAATTAATACCATATGTTGGACGCGGGGGATTAAAGCTTGAGCGCGCATTGGAACACTTCTCTATATCTGTACAGGACAGCGTAATGGTCGATATCGGTTCATCCACTGGAGGATTTACCGATTGCGCACTTCAAAACGGTGTTCGGTATTGTTATGCGATTGATGTCGGCTATAACCAGCTGGATTGGAAATTGCGAAACGATAACAGGGTAATTGTTATGGAACGTACAAATTTTCGGTATGTGACACGTAGTATGCTCCAATTCGGCCTGCCTGATTTCGCGAGTATTGATGTATCTTTTATTTCCTTGAAGCTTATTTTACCGGTTCTGAAGGAAATACTTCAGGATAACAGTGAAGTTGTTGCATTAATAAAACCACAGTTTGAAGCCGGACGGGAAAAAGTTGGTAAAAAAGGAATTGTGCGTGATAAAAAGGTTCACCTGGAGGTTTTGCAGGAGGTGACTTCTTTTGCAGAGCAAATCGGATTTGAGTTACTCGATGTGACCTATTCGCCAATTACCGGCGGCGATGGCAACATTGAATTTCTGGCACATCTCGGATGGAAAATGCAAACTGCCCGCAGTTTTGACAAACAAATAAATCTCAGTGCTGCAGTCGAAGAAGCACATTCAAAATTAAAAGCTGATTAA
- a CDS encoding polyprenyl synthetase family protein, with protein MQTDLDDFIIKGKAIVEDEMINQFRNLEIPDQLKQSMLYSLKAGGKRLRPILMMASYDAFHRDINKVLSAAIALEMIHTYSLIHDDLPAMDDDDLRRGQPTNHKAFDEATAILAGDALLTYSFELIANDPQFTDRQKVYLTGMLAQASGPKGMVAGQILDMEAEQKKVTLEELETIHKLKTGELLRFAIRAGAYIGGASSEQLKHLDNYAYYLGLIFQVQDDILDITGDPEKLGKPVGSDLENDKNTYPKLLGLNGAIEKKQNYVNKAKVALENAGANTSYLTLLTDYFSNREF; from the coding sequence GTGCAAACAGATTTAGACGATTTTATTATAAAAGGGAAAGCTATTGTTGAGGATGAAATGATAAATCAGTTTCGCAATCTGGAAATTCCTGATCAATTGAAGCAATCCATGCTGTATTCACTTAAGGCAGGCGGCAAACGCCTGAGACCTATTCTGATGATGGCAAGTTATGATGCATTCCATAGGGATATCAACAAGGTACTTTCCGCAGCCATTGCCTTGGAAATGATTCATACGTATTCTTTAATTCATGATGATCTGCCAGCAATGGATGACGATGATTTAAGACGGGGTCAACCCACCAACCATAAAGCATTTGATGAAGCTACGGCAATTTTGGCAGGAGATGCACTGTTAACATACAGTTTTGAATTAATAGCAAATGATCCGCAGTTTACTGATCGTCAAAAAGTTTATCTGACCGGAATGCTTGCCCAAGCAAGTGGTCCAAAGGGTATGGTTGCAGGGCAGATACTGGATATGGAAGCCGAACAAAAAAAAGTAACCCTTGAAGAACTGGAAACGATTCATAAACTGAAGACAGGCGAACTGCTCCGATTTGCCATTAGAGCAGGAGCATATATAGGCGGTGCCTCCTCAGAACAGCTTAAACATTTGGATAATTACGCGTATTATTTAGGTTTAATATTTCAGGTCCAGGATGACATTTTGGATATTACCGGCGATCCCGAGAAACTTGGAAAACCTGTTGGAAGCGATCTCGAAAATGACAAAAACACATATCCTAAATTACTTGGATTAAATGGAGCAATCGAAAAGAAACAAAACTATGTAAATAAGGCAAAAGTCGCTTTGGAAAATGCTGGAGCAAACACCTCTTATTTAACGCTTCTGACAGATTATTTCAGTAATCGGGAGTTTTAA
- a CDS encoding exodeoxyribonuclease VII small subunit, whose product MESENNVSFEQAMEDLEKIVEKLEEGDVPLEKAITYYQEGMKLSKICSDKLKNVQGKMTQIVNEQGELETFEIREEE is encoded by the coding sequence ATGGAAAGTGAAAATAATGTATCTTTTGAACAGGCAATGGAGGACTTGGAAAAAATCGTAGAGAAGCTTGAAGAGGGAGATGTCCCGCTCGAAAAAGCAATCACTTATTACCAGGAGGGAATGAAGCTCTCTAAAATATGCAGTGATAAATTGAAAAATGTGCAGGGAAAAATGACACAAATCGTGAATGAGCAAGGTGAACTTGAGACTTTTGAAATACGAGAGGAAGAATGA
- the xseA gene encoding exodeoxyribonuclease VII large subunit — MKDNYLTVTALTKYIKRKMDTDPHLKSIWLKGEVSNFKHHSRGHMYLTIKDDYSRIQAVMFAGNNRRLKFTPENGMNVLIRGEIGVFEPYGQYQLYIQQMEPDGIGSLYLAFEQLKEKLNKLGYFNKEHKKALPRYPKKIGIITSPTGAAVRDIITTLRRRYPIASTIVIPVLVQGTASPRSIQEAIDAANKNGDYDLLIIGRGGGSIEELWSFNEEIVAAAIFRSVIPVISAVGHETDITISDYVADMRAPTPTGAAELSVPSQLEILEKINSMERTLTRIMQDHLANGKQALDRMKQSYAFRYPDQLITQKEQELDKHVERLDKVLKSSFEKKKDAYINLKARLKTQHPSVPYNRSDKEVKRLAKQTNQAMHQLLEQKKTRLNSAIEKLTLLNPLETMKRGYAIPYTDTGSIIKSAENVNRDDRIALKMADGTIDCHVLGVKEDIYGK, encoded by the coding sequence GTGAAAGATAATTATTTAACGGTTACTGCTCTCACTAAATATATTAAGCGAAAGATGGATACGGATCCGCATCTGAAATCCATTTGGCTAAAAGGTGAAGTATCCAATTTTAAACATCACAGCAGGGGTCATATGTATTTGACCATTAAAGATGACTACAGCCGAATACAGGCAGTTATGTTTGCCGGGAATAACCGCAGATTAAAATTTACACCGGAAAACGGTATGAATGTGCTAATAAGGGGAGAAATTGGTGTTTTCGAGCCATACGGCCAATACCAATTATATATACAGCAAATGGAGCCGGATGGTATTGGTTCCCTTTATCTCGCCTTTGAGCAATTAAAAGAAAAATTAAATAAGCTCGGTTATTTTAATAAAGAACATAAAAAAGCATTGCCAAGATACCCGAAGAAAATTGGCATTATCACTTCGCCGACAGGTGCAGCGGTACGTGATATTATAACGACTTTGCGAAGAAGGTATCCAATTGCTTCAACAATTGTTATCCCGGTCCTTGTGCAGGGAACTGCTTCCCCACGTTCCATTCAGGAAGCAATTGATGCAGCCAACAAAAATGGTGATTATGATTTGTTAATCATTGGACGTGGCGGTGGATCGATTGAAGAGTTGTGGAGTTTTAACGAGGAAATTGTGGCGGCCGCAATTTTTCGATCCGTTATCCCGGTCATTTCAGCGGTTGGACATGAAACAGATATAACTATCAGTGATTATGTGGCTGACATGAGGGCACCCACTCCAACAGGTGCTGCCGAGCTTTCTGTTCCTTCTCAGCTGGAAATTTTAGAAAAAATAAATAGTATGGAGCGTACGTTAACCAGAATAATGCAAGACCATTTGGCCAATGGGAAACAGGCTTTGGACAGAATGAAACAATCGTATGCTTTCAGGTATCCAGACCAGTTAATAACACAGAAGGAACAGGAACTGGATAAGCATGTCGAACGGCTTGATAAAGTTTTGAAGAGCAGCTTTGAGAAGAAAAAGGATGCATATATCAATCTGAAGGCGCGGCTCAAGACCCAGCATCCGTCTGTACCGTATAACCGTTCCGATAAAGAAGTGAAACGGCTCGCTAAACAGACAAATCAGGCTATGCATCAATTGTTGGAACAGAAGAAGACCAGACTTAACAGTGCAATTGAAAAGTTAACACTGTTAAATCCACTCGAAACAATGAAACGCGGATATGCAATCCCGTATACGGATACCGGCAGTATTATTAAATCAGCCGAAAATGTTAACAGAGATGATCGGATTGCACTCAAAATGGCTGACGGAACAATTGATTGCCATGTACTTGGGGTGAAGGAGGATATTTATGGAAAGTGA
- the folD gene encoding bifunctional methylenetetrahydrofolate dehydrogenase/methenyltetrahydrofolate cyclohydrolase FolD codes for MTAEVINGKELAQEIRKEMKEEVLQLKEQGITPHLTVILIGDDPASKSYVRGKEKASYETGISSELIELPSSTTEKELLNRIDDLNHDDNVDGILVQLPLPSHIQEQHVIEAISPEKDVDGFHPISIGRMMTGKDTFLPCTPNGIITMLKSRNIQLEGKHAVIIGRSNIVGKPVGQLLLNENATVTYCHSRTKDLMEHTTTADILIAAVGKPNVIDAKYVKDGAAVIDVGINRLDDGSLTGDVDFDSVKDKASYITPVPQGVGPMTITMLLKNTIKAARGIHQ; via the coding sequence ATGACTGCAGAAGTAATTAATGGAAAAGAACTTGCACAGGAAATTCGCAAAGAGATGAAAGAAGAAGTGCTGCAATTAAAGGAACAGGGGATTACACCACATTTAACGGTAATTTTAATCGGTGACGATCCTGCGTCCAAATCATATGTCAGGGGCAAAGAAAAGGCGTCCTATGAAACTGGTATTTCATCCGAGTTGATAGAATTGCCAAGTTCGACAACGGAAAAGGAACTATTGAATCGCATTGATGACTTAAATCATGACGATAATGTTGACGGGATCCTGGTACAATTGCCGCTGCCTTCGCATATTCAGGAGCAGCATGTGATTGAGGCAATAAGTCCGGAAAAAGATGTGGACGGCTTTCATCCAATCAGTATCGGCAGAATGATGACTGGAAAAGACACATTCTTACCATGTACCCCGAATGGAATTATTACCATGCTTAAGTCACGGAACATTCAGCTGGAAGGGAAACATGCCGTTATTATTGGACGAAGCAACATTGTGGGTAAACCAGTCGGTCAATTGCTGCTGAATGAAAATGCAACTGTTACATATTGTCACTCAAGAACGAAGGATTTAATGGAACATACAACTACAGCTGATATCTTGATTGCTGCAGTCGGCAAGCCGAATGTGATTGATGCTAAATATGTAAAAGATGGAGCAGCGGTAATTGACGTCGGGATTAACCGCCTGGACGACGGAAGCCTGACAGGCGATGTTGACTTTGATTCTGTAAAAGATAAAGCATCATATATTACCCCGGTGCCACAGGGTGTTGGGCCTATGACAATTACCATGCTTTTAAAAAATACAATTAAAGCTGCACGGGGAATCCATCAGTGA
- the nusB gene encoding transcription antitermination factor NusB, which produces MKRHAAREKAFQILFQLDTNDIGPKQAIENHLDTLEIDDFLMTLVQGVAENKEKIDQTIKAHLENWTLERIASVEKTILRIAVYEMFHEEDIPAGVSINEAVELANLYGDEKSGKFVNGVLSNITA; this is translated from the coding sequence ATGAAACGTCATGCAGCAAGAGAAAAAGCATTTCAAATCCTTTTTCAATTGGATACAAATGATATTGGACCTAAGCAGGCAATCGAGAATCATTTGGATACATTGGAAATTGATGATTTTTTGATGACACTTGTACAGGGTGTTGCGGAAAATAAAGAGAAAATCGATCAAACAATTAAAGCGCATTTGGAAAATTGGACACTTGAAAGGATCGCATCCGTAGAAAAAACGATTCTTCGGATAGCAGTATACGAAATGTTTCATGAAGAAGATATTCCAGCCGGAGTATCCATCAATGAAGCAGTTGAATTGGCTAACTTATATGGTGATGAGAAATCCGGTAAATTTGTTAATGGTGTATTATCTAACATCACAGCCTGA
- a CDS encoding Asp23/Gls24 family envelope stress response protein: protein MSEQPLLDVSGDTSLGKVEIAPEVIEVITGIAASEVEGLSSMRGNFATGVVERFGKKSHGKGVKVELTDEGILIDLFVVLNFGVSIPQVAQKVQDSIRQTLKNMTALEINEINIHVVGIQMDEDSADNE, encoded by the coding sequence ATGAGCGAACAGCCTTTATTGGACGTGAGTGGTGATACAAGTTTAGGCAAAGTCGAAATTGCTCCTGAGGTGATTGAAGTAATAACCGGTATTGCCGCCTCTGAAGTGGAAGGATTATCGTCAATGCGGGGGAATTTCGCCACCGGTGTCGTCGAACGTTTTGGCAAAAAGTCCCACGGAAAAGGTGTCAAAGTGGAACTGACAGATGAAGGAATTTTAATTGATTTGTTTGTTGTTCTGAATTTCGGTGTATCCATTCCACAGGTTGCGCAAAAAGTCCAGGACAGTATCAGACAGACATTGAAAAATATGACAGCGCTGGAAATTAACGAAATTAATATCCATGTGGTTGGTATTCAGATGGATGAAGATTCAGCCGATAATGAATGA
- the accC gene encoding acetyl-CoA carboxylase biotin carboxylase subunit — MIKKLLIANRGEIAVRIIRACKEMNIETVAVYSEADKDALHVQLADEAYCIGPTLSKDSYLNFTNIMSVATSTKVDAIHPGYGFLAENADFAEICKACNITFVGPTAEAIQKMGIKDVARETMKQANVPVVPGSEGIIENESEAIEIAEKIGYPVIIKATAGGGGKGIRVAESEEELLKGIRVTQKEAETAFGNPGVYLEKYIQDFRHVEIQILADQHGNAIHLGERDCSIQRRLQKLVEESPSPALTPEIRAKMGEASVKAALAVDYVGAGTIEYIFDRKTHEFYFMEMNTRIQVEHPVTEMVTGVDLIKEQINVANNEELSFKQEDIEFDGWAIECRINAENPYKNFMPSPGKIETYLPPGGLGVRVDSAAYQEYSIPPFYDSMVAKLITYGPTREEAINRMRRSLDEYVVEGVKTTIPFHRQIMEHDVFINGDFNTKFLEENPIEEKQDE, encoded by the coding sequence GTGATAAAGAAACTGTTAATTGCTAACAGAGGTGAGATAGCGGTTCGGATTATCCGGGCCTGTAAAGAAATGAACATAGAAACCGTTGCAGTCTATTCTGAAGCGGACAAAGATGCTTTGCATGTCCAGTTGGCAGATGAAGCATATTGTATCGGTCCAACGCTCAGTAAGGACAGCTATCTTAACTTTACAAATATAATGAGTGTAGCAACATCAACAAAGGTTGATGCCATTCACCCGGGTTACGGCTTTTTGGCTGAAAACGCTGATTTTGCGGAAATCTGCAAAGCATGTAATATAACATTTGTTGGCCCGACTGCCGAAGCAATCCAAAAAATGGGTATAAAAGATGTTGCCAGGGAAACAATGAAACAAGCAAATGTACCTGTTGTACCAGGTTCTGAAGGTATTATTGAAAATGAAAGTGAAGCAATCGAGATTGCCGAAAAAATAGGCTATCCGGTTATTATTAAGGCTACTGCAGGTGGCGGAGGAAAAGGAATCCGCGTTGCTGAATCGGAAGAAGAGCTGTTGAAGGGAATTCGTGTAACCCAGAAAGAGGCTGAAACAGCATTTGGAAACCCCGGTGTATACCTTGAAAAATACATTCAGGATTTTCGCCATGTGGAAATTCAAATATTGGCTGATCAGCATGGAAATGCCATCCATCTCGGTGAACGAGACTGTTCGATACAGCGCAGGCTGCAAAAATTGGTTGAGGAGTCGCCTTCACCGGCATTAACTCCGGAAATTCGTGCGAAAATGGGTGAGGCATCTGTCAAGGCGGCATTGGCTGTAGACTATGTAGGTGCAGGCACAATTGAGTACATTTTTGACCGTAAGACACATGAATTTTATTTTATGGAAATGAATACACGTATTCAGGTGGAACATCCAGTTACTGAAATGGTCACAGGAGTAGACCTGATTAAAGAACAAATTAATGTCGCAAATAATGAAGAACTTTCTTTCAAACAGGAAGATATTGAGTTTGACGGATGGGCTATTGAGTGCAGGATAAATGCAGAAAACCCATATAAGAACTTCATGCCTTCCCCAGGTAAGATAGAGACATACCTTCCTCCCGGCGGACTGGGAGTACGGGTGGATTCTGCTGCTTATCAGGAATACAGCATACCGCCGTTTTATGATTCCATGGTGGCAAAATTAATAACATACGGCCCAACCCGTGAAGAAGCTATTAATCGAATGCGGCGATCACTTGATGAATACGTTGTCGAAGGTGTCAAGACTACCATTCCATTCCACCGTCAAATTATGGAGCATGATGTATTTATAAATGGCGATTTCAATACGAAGTTCCTTGAGGAAAATCCGATTGAAGAAAAGCAGGATGAGTAA
- the accB gene encoding acetyl-CoA carboxylase biotin carboxyl carrier protein has product MLKVQEIRELIKLVDQSAIDEFTYESEGTTVTMKKSGSHSAPAPVVQEPKPVERQAEPTVVQEPKVQAEEKKEAVHTETVPKEEVSADFDYEIVSPMVGTMYSSPNPESDAYVSKGSKVEKDTVVCIVEAMKLFNEIEAEVSGEIVEILVEDGELVEYGQPLFRVKKK; this is encoded by the coding sequence ATGTTAAAAGTACAGGAAATACGTGAATTAATAAAATTAGTCGATCAATCCGCTATCGATGAATTCACTTATGAGTCAGAAGGAACTACAGTTACAATGAAAAAATCAGGCAGTCATTCAGCGCCTGCACCGGTTGTTCAGGAGCCAAAACCAGTTGAACGCCAAGCAGAGCCAACTGTGGTACAAGAGCCCAAGGTACAGGCAGAGGAGAAGAAAGAGGCTGTACATACTGAAACTGTTCCAAAAGAGGAAGTTTCAGCTGACTTCGATTATGAAATTGTTTCTCCGATGGTTGGTACGATGTATTCATCGCCAAACCCGGAAAGCGATGCGTATGTCAGCAAAGGGTCTAAGGTTGAAAAAGACACAGTTGTATGTATTGTAGAGGCAATGAAATTATTTAATGAAATTGAAGCCGAGGTATCCGGTGAAATTGTGGAAATATTAGTAGAAGATGGCGAACTGGTTGAATATGGCCAGCCACTATTCAGAGTTAAGAAGAAATAA
- a CDS encoding SpoIIIAH-like family protein, whose amino-acid sequence MLKKQTVWLLTMLSLMIVLSVYYVTSPSGGDFAYVNDGTDNASETEKASTEKAKKDDAKVNEISNLGEDQLFTTMRMEIQNERSKVKDRLDDVVASSGATIQEKNKARNKMNQLDEYTSKEAILEKSIISSEDYKDVLVRYDEDKVHVHVKADKLSKTEVVNIMQMVYDEFGNIDVSVDRQPVES is encoded by the coding sequence ATGTTAAAAAAACAAACGGTATGGCTGTTAACCATGTTGAGTCTTATGATTGTATTGAGTGTCTACTATGTAACATCACCAAGCGGCGGAGACTTTGCTTATGTAAATGATGGCACTGACAATGCCAGTGAAACCGAAAAAGCTTCAACTGAAAAAGCCAAAAAAGATGATGCAAAGGTAAATGAAATCTCCAATTTAGGAGAGGATCAATTGTTTACAACGATGCGCATGGAAATTCAAAATGAACGAAGCAAGGTGAAAGACAGATTAGATGATGTGGTAGCATCAAGCGGCGCCACTATTCAGGAAAAAAATAAAGCACGCAATAAGATGAATCAGCTGGACGAGTACACAAGCAAGGAAGCAATTCTTGAAAAATCAATTATTTCATCGGAAGATTATAAAGACGTTTTGGTTCGATATGATGAAGATAAAGTTCATGTCCATGTGAAAGCAGATAAACTGTCTAAAACAGAAGTAGTAAATATCATGCAGATGGTTTATGACGAATTCGGAAATATCGATGTCAGCGTTGACAGACAACCTGTTGAAAGCTAA
- the spoIIIAG gene encoding stage III sporulation protein AG: MKEKLINFFKSRKTGQSDKLPGRSGYIIIIGLIGLLLILIGNAFSSEPEGEQTIGNSPQPMEKPAKEAFSDKSDKSTNVDEIETNYEKELTEMLNKINGVSNAEVMVNLNSTKVKVYEKNLISGQQTTEETDKKGGTREIEDSSKETQVVLVRQGDKEVPLLVQTKKPEVRGVFIVAEGVDHATVKKWVIDAVSRVLDVPTHRVSVMPKN; this comes from the coding sequence TTGAAAGAGAAACTAATAAACTTTTTCAAATCCAGGAAGACGGGACAGTCGGACAAGCTGCCCGGAAGAAGCGGATATATTATTATAATCGGATTAATCGGGTTGCTGCTGATTTTAATCGGAAATGCTTTCTCCTCAGAGCCGGAAGGAGAACAGACTATTGGAAATTCTCCTCAACCGATGGAGAAGCCCGCAAAGGAAGCGTTTTCCGACAAGTCGGACAAGTCCACAAATGTTGATGAAATTGAGACAAATTATGAAAAGGAACTGACAGAAATGCTTAATAAGATCAATGGTGTCTCAAATGCGGAAGTGATGGTCAATCTCAATTCAACGAAAGTAAAGGTATATGAGAAGAACTTAATCAGCGGACAGCAAACGACAGAGGAAACCGATAAGAAAGGCGGCACGAGAGAGATTGAGGATAGTTCAAAAGAGACACAAGTTGTCCTGGTAAGGCAAGGGGATAAGGAGGTGCCACTGCTCGTTCAAACAAAAAAGCCGGAAGTAAGGGGGGTATTTATTGTTGCGGAAGGGGTAGATCATGCAACAGTAAAAAAATGGGTCATAGATGCTGTTTCCCGGGTACTTGATGTTCCAACACATAGAGTTTCTGTAATGCCAAAAAATTAG